The Leptidea sinapis chromosome 10, ilLepSina1.1, whole genome shotgun sequence sequence AATGTCAATCAGCTATGCAAATAAAGGCGAAAAACGTTATTAGTCCGAATAAGCCAATcttatcaatgacgttctatagaacgtcattgaatcttatgcaaaatgtctatttgcatattcttggtttattctcaggtaggAATAACTTTATAGCAAGTTTATTAGTAAGGAAGGCCGTTTGTCtctatcttacctttgtcactaggtacagaattacatgacagggacaCGTAATTTTAAGCATGGAGTAGGTAACTTGCGTTTATGAATAAGACAGACAGTGCAGAGAGACGACAAATTAATTCCGTAAGTGTATATTCATGTCCATAGTCCATGTCGTATATTACGAAGAGAATATTCTGCATGAATTTAtcgatgaaataaaaatttcgatAAACACCATACGACTCTGTAAGAAAATGGAAAGAGTGGCCTACAGTATATATTGCAGGGTTCTATCCTTACCATTATACTCCTGTGCAAGTTATTTTCGAAGAGAACCCTAAAAGGAGTTAGTTGTCTTTTGTAGACTCCATCAAGATTAGCTACCAccaccttagataatttatagtcttaatagtctcttgctgttagacaaccgataaaaacaggccaggaataatactttagCGTGCGTGACAGGTGTggtgacttacggtacgcagacgagGTCGccaactatgggccttataaaCTCTTGGTCGCGTAGAGGGTAAAGGAGAGGGCTGTGATCGGagtatcgaatcagaaatgaggagattcgtaggagacCCAAAGTTACCAACacagtccaaatgattgcgaaactgaagtggcagtgggcagggcacatagttcgacggacagatggccgttggggcagtaaagtcctcgaatggcgaccacgtatcggaagacgcagtgttggtaggcccctccacaagatggaccgacaatgtggtcaagatcgccggaatacgttggatgagagcagcgcagaaccgatcgtcgtggaaatccttgggaggcctttgtccagcagtggatgtcttccggctgatgatgatgtgcGAGACAAGCTGCTTACAatcgtgatttgtatgacacttagtgttagtgtgagtgaattgctctaaatagaggtaAGTTTTGGAGCGAGAAAGTGGAAAAAATCCACAAGgatcaaaaaaaataaactgttactTGAGaacaatagtattttattaattgagcCTTTATCATCATCACATTTTCTGAcgagtttttaaataaatcgattaatgttatgtatatttaatagttaaattagttaatatatattaaaattcttaCTTAAACAGATATGGTAGGTATTCGAAGCAATTGATTAgatacatttattaattataagcatTGAAAATCACAATTCATTATCATAagatatacaataattttatggtAGAATAATTATACAGCCTctcaaaataaaaatcactaaCAATTGTAAAAAACACAACCAAGATTAAAAATATTCGATTTTACGtaagtattacataaaaataaggaACTCGCGAAGTCAGTCTTGCTTCTAAGaacaaaacatataaattaccTATTAAAAGCTTGTCCACATGTCAAAATCGATTACAACTAATTacacattttaattataagaagCAAAATATGATGAATACGGACGTTAGTTACAAAGTAAGGGATGTTTATGTGaatttatatgtttaagtatCGATACCCTACACCCATAGTATTGGCTAGATATGCTTCATTTGGAGCAAaatctctactaatattattaatgtgaatgtaagtttgtttgttgttAAGGTTTAGCGTGTTTTGGcgtttgcaaagtgagtatattaaacaataaaaaattatgtccaaagtaactattatgtcgcgggtaaaagctagtataggtatatataaaagtgtgtcaatactatAAAAAGTAACGTATTTacaagttaattaaataataataagtccatcctttttaagtatGGATATCCTGTTATTTGGGCAGTTCGCTAAGCACTTAGTCATTATGTGGCGTTCTATTCAGCGCACGGTCAAAtgacaactgaacgaaaactctgcccaATAGACGCATAGGCAGAGTTTCCGTCGTAGTCATTGGTAGGTACCACCAGTTTCGTTTCTTTCTATCCACTCTGACGTATCCAATCACCCATATTTACATTAGTAGTTTAACATTGGTAGAGAAGTATTAAACATTGATTTGACATTTTGAcgattaaatacaaaatattgacATGTTGATTGCGTTACACTTTAGAACTCCATGTTGAAGCAATACAATATAAATCAATTAGGGGGCGTACATATATTACGTGAGATATAAAAGGGGGGGAGGGGGTCGAGTCAAATCGCATCTAATCTTACGTTGGAGAGAGGGGGGTCTCGGCAAATATCACGCAATTTTGGTTTGGACATGTTGGTTCCAATAGTCTCTCTTGACACCGCGCATGATTCTCCATGGATTGAATTAGAgtagatattctttttttaatcacagtagttatgatttaagtaatctattgttaaatttttattacacttataaCTCTCAGCAATATTGGTAAGTAGTCGTAAATAAAAGCatgaagcaatttttttttacaataacaatccAATGCGTTTACGTAAAAAACCCACATTTTGGAAAATCTCACGTGAGATTGAGGGGTTGGGGGAGAGGATTGAATAAAATCTCACGACATCTCACCAGGGGGGGAGGGAGGgtagaaaattcaaaaaacacctcacgtaatttatggacgcccccttaTTATCTTGGTGCTTACTTACTGtgtaactttaaaattatttcttctattgaaataatgtaggtaaataggaagatacaatatatttattcacagtGTTAAGTGATTACATAGATCCTAAAAGCTAATAACTTAATACTTAGCTGCCCTTTTCAGtcataaagaatattttaataaattcaccTTGACAACTCTTCTCAAGTCATGTAATTATTGCCACAAACTGTTCCACCAAAAaccaccaaagaggatgtaaatactacgtaataagaggcaaacagttgcttaaaacggtTGTGGATTTCTGCTATCTCCgattttaacaagattatagccgtcatctgtcaatctatcaatgactgcatgtttcatagaatcgagtgaatcgcttttttcctagagagtttcactaggctgGATAGCACTGAGGCAAATCTAGTTTATAACATTGTTTTTTGTGAAATgcagatttttaatttttttgaaggtttgaAAAATTATGTCATACATAATGTATCTTCTTTGGTGATGTGCATCACAAATTACAAGTGCATGTGGCGATttagattaatttaaaattagataAAACTATAATTCCTAATACAACTCcaaagaatatttaacaagTAATACAATAGGGTTTCTTGCtcatattaatattcaataaatcaGAACAAAGATCATATTAATGATCATATAAAAGAtcatattaatattcaataagtCAGAACACATCTGATTACATTTCATTAGAAAATATGTATTTACAGTAGCTAGAATGACACATCTACagaaattttggtatgtcttattgaactctcaggttgtggctccaacTACAGGTTCTACTTTACAGATAACCCGCTCAACcacaataatttcattaattaggaatacataatattatgtaaatttatacactaatgtaacttttacacagaAACCTAAcgtaaaatacagttacaataactGGTGTTTTCATCTCTTAATatgtactttatttaaataaatattaaatacttttaaaaaaaaatgtacaagaTACAACAATATGTcgttataatttgtaaatcgcCATTTTGGCTTTAAAAAGAAACAAGAAATGTTGCTATAACAACATTTAGAAATTTGTtaataaacaatacataaaaattttgtaatatgcCATCTCTTTTTATTATACAGTGGAGCCATAGGTTTACCACCCATGGAATAATCACCGGGTATGGAAcccaaaaaatatgatattacaatttttggGGGATTGAAATGAATATGGCAACACTTGCAAGATTTTCAATCATTAGCCATTGAACCCCTCctctttttgtaatttttagtaCACTCATTTCGGTGGCATTCATTTTTCACGTATATATCTTAACATATTGGTTATGAACCAAACGAAAATGTCACAAGCAAGGTGGTGGCAGCGGCATATCAATTAACTTACATACTTCTAACAAAAAATTCTTAAGTATAGCTGCTTGATTACCCTTGGAACCATTTAAAATGACTGTAGGAATGAATGTTGGCTTAATTAAATGTGTATCATCTCCATACTTCTTCAAGAGCTCTGATCCGTGAGCACTTCCTGCACAGTTGTAAATAGGATCGGTGTCAATACTTAATTGCTTTGCAcactgaaaaataaaatgatatatgttgataattatttgtaagtaaatatacatgcatcatcatcatttcaggcGGAACatttccactgctggacaaaggcctcaatATAGACAAACATTGAGGcctttaaatacaaatataatatacctaaataacatttttatttgacgaGACATATTTCCTTAAAGGCAAGCAATGCCGTGATTCTTCTAGTGttacaagataatgtgggcagcggcgatcacttaacaccagaagACTTGCaggctcatttgtcctccttttccatgaaaaaaaacaaagttcaGTTGTTAGTAACCTACGAGCGCCTACTGAGCTCGAGGTCCCAGTTTTGAATCCCAgtaatgtttatttccgagtccattcatttatatgtatttatgtatgttttaatatgcatatcattttaaatatattgctaTCTGGCACCCGCAGAACTTGCCTAGTTTGGAGTCAGATATAATGTCTAAAACAGTGTGTCATTAATATTAGTATTTCATCATTTAAACACTAGATCTCAATTTTTTTGGTTCAGTAGATTTATCTGATCTATACTAATACAGTAAAGATAAATGaggaaatatttacatatttctaCAGTATTGATATTTCGAACATTCGAATTTATACTCTGTTCTGATCTATGGAACATTATGgtatatacatttttgaaagtattatttgaaataaaataaagatttacTACAGATTTTAAATTATAGACCATATTGGCTAAACGGTTcgtggtaataaaataaaataacaataacaaatgaCGACTAGTACCGAATAATAAACTGCAAATTATATATAACCATTAAACTATGTAGTTGATATTTAATTTCTTGCGAGACCATGAAGaactaattaaatttaactaaactaATTCTACTAAGAttggtatattataaataataataataataataaggcttttaagtctttcttaatctattatttacatttttattatgaaaaagggacgagacgagcaggatgttcagctgatggtaattgatacaccctgcccatcacaatgcagtgccactcaggattgagacataagatgttaagtctcatttgctcttcagaccaaaacacaatcatgtttacacattactgcttcacagcagaaataggcaccattgtggtgcccataatctagctggcatcctatgcaaaggatgGTAAAAGAAAGGTATTCAAAGTGAACATAGTGAAGAAAGAGTGATAATttgtgaattataataatatccgcTTACTTGTGTAAGGATTCCGTCAGCATCATAATTATCATCTATCATGCATACTGTCAACTTTACAGCAGTCATTGTATTGTTCAATATGTCTATACTGCATGCATGGATTTTATTCGCATAGCATTCTTTTTCACCA is a genomic window containing:
- the LOC126966349 gene encoding gamma-interferon-inducible lysosomal thiol reductase-like; translation: MAFYLCSRYRILVLIMIILIMWQTYTNYSRFMKKNGNLTENSIVQLEDDTYNKHKQDKVKVRVYYEALCPDSKHFFIKHLGPVTEKLSDFLDVALIPYGKATTSENNGQYYFNCQHGEKECYANKIHACSIDILNNTMTAVKLTVCMIDDNYDADGILTQCAKQLSIDTDPIYNCAGSAHGSELLKKYGDDTHLIKPTFIPTVILNGSKGNQAAILKNFLLEVCKLIDMPLPPPCL